CTAGCCAACTGTAAAATACTCAAAAGATGATTATCAGTGAGCATGATGGTGTTGTCCATAAGCTCCTAATTCTGGCTGAAACGGTAAAATTTCTTCTTTAACTTCTAACCCCAGTTGTTCCAACATCGCACGTAAAACTGAATCTGAGGAGAAGCGTAAATAAGTTGGGGTAATTTCTACAGGTACATGACGATTTCCTAGATGATATGCTGCCCGTAATAATAAAAGTGGTGTTTGGGCAAAAGCAGTTACTACTAGTTCTGGTTTGGCAATAATTCTAATTAAACTGTTATGGGTTTCTTCTAGCAGAATATCGCCATCGTGTAAAACAGTTCCTCTGGGTAAATGTAAAAACACAACCTTACCATCTTCCGTTTCAAAGCGATGACGACTGCGAGTGCGTTCTTCTGCTGTTAGCGCCAGAGTAAAAGTGACTGTGGCATCGCCATTAGGTGGTTTAAGTTGGGTAAATGTCAGCATATAGAGTTTTGCCTGAACTTTTGCTTTTCATTATGGTTCTAATTTAAACCCCATAGTTGCCTTGCCCGAAGAAAAGATAAAATTAAACAGACAAAGGCAACGAGTCAAACAGGGACAATCATGAACCAAGCCGTTGAGGGAGTACGCTGAACAATTCACGATTTAGAGCTTCTACCCGAAAATGAGTGGACACGCTATGAAATTATTAATGGAGAGCTCTTTGTGACTCGCACTCCTCACCGCCGTCATCAACAAGTTTGTGTCAAAGCAAAGAAGCAAAACTGAAACTTTATTCAGTTCAAGGCGTGCGTGAGTATTGGATTCTCGATCGCTTTACTAAACAAGTTGAAGTTTATCGGCGGGAAAAAGTACAGTTTGTTTTAGTTGCTACTTTGTTAGGCGATGATGAAATCACATCGCCACTTTTACCGAAATTTTGTTGTTCTATCAGTTTATTTTTTCCTGAATAATAGCAAATTCGATAATATTTATGGAAACCTAACCGCTAGATACAGATGCCAATATTGATTCCAAAATTGATGATATTGAACCTGAAAGTTTACAGAAAAAGTTGATAGCTGCAACGACAAATGCAAAAAATACAATAATCATAGCAGCGATTCTTGCTGCATATAAAAGAGGAAACTGAAAGGTCAGAAGCAATAATCCTACTGATAAAAGCAGATTGGATAAGTGAAATAACACAAGTGCAGATTTAAAAACTTTCTGTTTGACCTTCTCATCTTTATAACTAATCGAGTTAGCGAAAATACCGGATGAGTAGATGTAAAGTCCTGCTGATAAAAGAACCAAAGCAACAATCCAGTCTTTGCCACTATTACTTGCAATTGTACCAGGAGTTAATGCTAGTACTACAAGCGTTATGCTGAAGCCACCCAAGACACCTGAAACCGACGAGAATGCGCCAGCAGTTGGAGATGTGTCGTTTTCACGAGCAAGAAGTTGCAATATTGCTTCATTTAGTGAGGATGATGGTTCCATTTTGAAGTTTCTATCTATTTTCTTGATTGAGGAAGTTAAAATAATTATTTAAACTCATACCATACACAAAATAGTTATATTAGTAATAAAATTTTAAA
The Nostoc punctiforme PCC 73102 genome window above contains:
- the ureE gene encoding urease accessory protein UreE, producing MLTFTQLKPPNGDATVTFTLALTAEERTRSRHRFETEDGKVVFLHLPRGTVLHDGDILLEETHNSLIRIIAKPELVVTAFAQTPLLLLRAAYHLGNRHVPVEITPTYLRFSSDSVLRAMLEQLGLEVKEEILPFQPELGAYGQHHHAH
- a CDS encoding Uma2 family endonuclease, producing the protein MCQSKEAKLKLYSVQGVREYWILDRFTKQVEVYRREKVQFVLVATLLGDDEITSPLLPKFCCSISLFFPE